DNA sequence from the Bacteroidota bacterium genome:
ATTAAGTTGAGGGATGCGAGCGTTGGACTCGATCCATTTATGAGTGTTTTAAGGGTTCCATTCTTTCTATAAATAATTAAGCTACCCGGATTGCTGGCCCTAAAACGGCTGTGCGAACCTACCCCCGGCATGCTTGGCATGGAGTCTAGATTATCGGCTCCGAGCTTACGAATTTTGCGACTTGCAAATACCACATCGTAATTCACCGGACTTGGCAATAGCTTTGATTGACTAACTAATTCTTCTTCATCAAAACTTATTGGCGCCAACTGGTTTTGTTTAAACTCATTGAAAAAGAAAAAGATGGCAATTGTTGAAATTACCAAAAAAAGGTTTGAGAAATCGTTCGTTATTTGAACTGCTCTGATTTTGATTTGCATTATTAATTAATTCATTTAGATTTAGTCAACAAAATTTCGAATCTGTTGTTTTCAAATTCGCTTAAATTATTCCAATAAATATGGTGAAGGATATTAAAGGACTTTCGAGGCTCAAAAAAAAATATATTTTTTTATAGTCCTTGTTGTTTTACCAATTTTGAATTTTAAATTTGGGTGAAAAACTTATCAACATTAACTAACATCGAATAATGTCTACACCACAAATTGCACAAGGGTTTGAGCTACCATGCATTATTTATTGCCATGGATTACTCGGTACAAAAAATGAATTTGATTTTCTTGCCCTACCCTTAAAAAGTGAGTTTCAATTCTTTAGCTTCAATTTTGATGGTCACGGTGAAACAAAATATATTCCCGAATGGAGCATAACAAATTTTGCAACTCAACTTGCTAATTTTATTGACCATAACAATTTGAAAGACTACCATATAATTGGTTATTCGCTTGGAGGATATGTGGCAGCTTATGCGCTTTTACAAAAGATCATTTTTCCTGCATTTGTCATTACTATCAATACCAAATGGGAATGGCCTTGTGAAGTTGTTGAAGTAGAGCTTAAAAAACTTGGATATGAGTCAATTCAATTAAAAGCGCCAAAACTTATTCAACATTGGAATGCAATACATACCAATGCAAACGCAAAGGAAATGCTCGCACGGGCACAAAAATTTTTAATTCAAATGCAAGATTTGCAAATTGCAAGTATCTCAAATGCTACAAACAATACTATACCAATCTATATAACGCATGGCGAGCGCGACAAGTTTGTTACTGAGCAGGAGTCCCAAAAAATAAGCCATGTAATTGCAACTACATCCTACCTAACGATACCCGGCATGCAGCACCCTTTAGAAAGCATTGACAAAGATTTCTTTTTAAATTTTCTAAGAGAAAAGTTGAACCCCGCTATTGACTAATCAAAAAATGAACTGCCATTTGATATCCTGCCAAACCAAAACCCATAATTAAGCCCTTACAATGTGGTGTGAGAAAAGATGTATGGCGGAATGATTCGCGCGCGGCAATATTGGAAATGTGAACTTCGATGCAAGGTAAGCCTGCTGATGCAAGCGCATCGCCAATAGCAATGGAGGTATGTGTATATGCACCGGCATTAATAACAAGGCCATGGTAATTAGTTGAGCAAAGCTGAATTTTGTTTATCAACTCACCTTCGATGTTGCTTTGATAATAGGCTATTTCATGTGGCTTATTTTTTTCTCTCAACTCTTTAATGAATGTATCCATGGATAGGTTGCCATAAATTTCAGGTTGCCTTGTACCTACTAAATTTAAGTTGGGGCCATTAATAATAAGTATCCGCTTACTCATACTATGTATTTGCAGCAAATATACAAATACCTTCATCAACATCTCTTTGTGCATAATAGCGGCTGCATTGCATGTAAGTACGTGGCCATAAAGCTAACTTTGTTGCAATGAACTGGAACAGTCATATTAAGGGGTTTGAATCGTGGCTTAAACTTGAAAAAAGTTTAAGCTCAAATACCATAGAAGGATATAAGGATGATGTAATAAAGTTATTTCATTTTTTAGAATATAAAGAACTGCAAACACAACCTAACGATGTAACCTCAGTGCAACTTGCCGAATTTATTACTTGGGTAAGCGAACTTGGCGTAAGCGCTCGCACACAGGCTCGCATTATTTCGGGAATAAAATCATTTTATAAATACCTGATACTTGAAGGAGGTATTCGACAAGACCCAACCGAGATGCTCGAAGGTCCAAAACTTGGGCGCAAATTACCTGACGTATTGAGCGTAGAAGAAATAGATGCCATCATAAATGCCATTGACTTGAGCAAACCCGAAGGCGAGCGAAACAAAGCAATGCTCGAAACACTATATAGTAGTGGGTTACGCGTGAGCGAATTAGTTAATCTGCGTATAAGCAATATTGCTGAGTCTGTAGGTTTTTTAAATTATAGGAAAGGGAAATAAAGAACGCTTGGTAACCATAGGCAAGACCGCTCTTAAGCAGATAGAAAATTATAAGCTGCATTACCGCAATCATCTTGCGGTAAAAAAAGAAGCCGAAGATATTTTGTTTCTCAACAGGCGTGGCAACAAGTTGACCCGCGAAATGATATTTATGATTATTAAATCGCTGGCACAAAAAATAAATTTGCGAAAGCAAATTTCGCCACACTCATTTAGACATTCGTTTGCAACGCACCTGGTTGAAGGAGGTGCCGATCTGCGTGCTGTTCAGGAAATGCTGGGACACGAAAGTATTACCACCACAGAAATTTATACGCACCTTACACGCGACTACCTGCGCGAAAATCTGATGCGCTATCACCCCAGAGCCGGAGGCGCCAACTGATTTGTTACCTTTACTTAAGCTGAAATAACATAGACAGTATACCTTCGCGCAGCGAATAATGGGTCATGTAATATTCGTTGAAAAAATAATTGTTTCTTACATAATTAAATAAAACAGAGGCAAGTACAATCATATCGGCACGTGGTGCCCATAAGCCTTGCATGGCTAAACGTTGCTCCAGGGTGCTGTTTACTAATTGTTCATGCAAACGGTTTAACTCGCCTGTATCAAACCGATAGCGCATAGCACTATCACTGCTATCTGTAACACCTTTACTGTATTCAATCATGCTTGCAAATGTTTCGAACGAGCCTGCACTGCCAACCAATATGTTCGGTTTATATTTATTCAAATTTTCGAAAAGTGGAATTAATAATGATTCAAGATATTGATTAAGCTCTAAAATTTGCTCGTTGTTTATTTTTGATTCTGGCTTAAACTTATCCAACAACAAAGCTGCCCCAAGAGCAAAACTCTGCTTCCACTCAATCGTATTGCTTTGTGAAATGATAAACTCCGTACTTCCACCTCCTATATCCATAATCATAATATGCCTATCGCGATAAAACTGGTCGAGCAACACACCCTTGTGAATCCATTCGGCTTCAATTGCTCCATCAATTAAATCAATATGAATGCCGGTTGCTATTTCGATTTGGCTGATTACCTCACTTGAGTTTTTTGCTGATCGCAAAGCAGCTGTACCAATGGCATGTATGGCGGTGCATGCATACTCGTTTGCCCTTTCTTTAGAATAAACCAAAACAGCTATGGCACGCGCGATAGCTTCATTGCTTATAAAGCCAGCAGCAATTCCTCCCTCGCCAAGCTTAACTGCACGTTTTTCTTCAAACAGTACGTTAAACGAACTGCCGCTCTTGCAAGCAATAATCAAGTTAAAGGTGTTAGTACCACAATCAATAACTGCCAGCTTATTATCCATGTTTTGCATGGTGCAATGAAAGTAATTACGGTGAATATTTTTATTAAACTTCTTTTTAATGATATTTACCCATCGATATTTTGAACAATGCTAAAAAATAAAATTTTATCATCGCTCCTGGCCATTAATATATTTATAGCCGGCTGCTTGTTTTTTAATTTCACCAACGAAGATGCAATAAAACAAGAATCTGACTTTCGTAAAAACTATCATGTTCATGCATTGCATCTGCCTGAAAATTTTTCATTTGCCGGTGAAAAATTTAATTTCAAAGATGCTGAAGTTGCAGAGCGATTTGACCGTGAAGTAATGGTAAATACCTATTGGCAATCGCAAACCCTTATTACATTAAAAAAAATACATCGCTGGTTTCCGGTAATTGAACCAATATTAAAAGAAAATAGCCTGCCCGATGATTTTAAATACCTTGCTGTGGCAGAAAGTAATTTATCGAATGCTGTTTCGCCAAGTGGTGCAGCAGGGTTTTGGCAATTTATGCCTGCTGCTGCCCGTGAGTATAATCTCACTATTAATACTGAAGTAGATGAGCGCTATCATCTTGAAAAAGCAACCATGGCTGCATGCAATTACCTTAAACAATCAAAACAAACCTTCGGTTCGTGGATGCTGGCCGCTGCATCTTATAATATGGGAGTTGATGGTGTGCAAAAAGCATTAACTACGCAAAAAGTAACTAACTATGATGACTTGCTGCTTAACGAAGAAACTTCGCGCTACTTGTTTCGCATTGCTGCTATAAAATACATTTACGAAAATCAACGCCAAATGGGCTACAATTTGCAACCTTATGACTTATATGATCCCTACACTTTTCAAATGATTACAGTAGATAGTAGCATAACCGATTTGGCTCAATTTGCAATTAATCAGGGAGTAAATTACAAAAAGTTAAAATTATTAAATCCCTGGTTGCGAAACAATTCGCTTACTAACGTTGAAAAAAAAGTATATCAGGTAAAGATTTTAAAAGAAGCCAAAACCTTCAGAATGTATAACGATTCCTTTTTTAAAGCTGATTCACTAAAGTAAACGCTGCTATTTTGTTGTTAATATTTAATTCAAAAAACGAAATACTTGGCAGTCATAAGGATTACATTTGCACACTTCAATACACCTTATGAATTCGATAAAGCAACTTCCTTATTTTGATATAATTATTATTTGGGGACCTATTTTACTAATTTCCATTTTAATTATCATACAGCTTTACTATTTATTACTGGTTTTTACAAAATTACTTGGCTATCGCCCAACCGATGCAAAAGTTTTTCTTCCGGTAAGTATCATTATCTGCGCAAAAAACGAATTGCAAAACTTAAAAAGTTTTCTTCCTTATTTTTTAAAACAAGATTATCCCGACTATCAGGTTATTGTGGTTAATGATGGCTCGTGGGATGGCACCGGAGAGTACTTGCAAAGCATAGAAGCCCAGTTTTCGAATTTAAAAATTGTGACCATTAAAGAGCAGGAAAAATACAAAACAGGAAAAAAGTTTGCTTTAACGCTTGGCATCAAAGGTGCAAGTCATGAACATCTTATATTTACCGATGCCGATTGCGAGCCATCCGGAAATACATGGTTACAAAATTTGATGCGCAATTATCAATCACATTCGCAACTAATAATAGGCTACGCACCCTATAAAAACGAAGGCGGATTTCTTAATAGCATCATACGTTTTGATACTGCACATAATGCCATCCTTTATCTGTCGCGCGCTATAGCGGGCAAGGCTTTTATGGGCGTTGGACGAAATCTGGGATATACCAAAACCATCTTTTTTGAAAACAAAGGTTTTGCATCGCATCAACATTTACTCTCGGGCGATGATGACCTTTTTGTAAACCAAGCAGCTACGCACAACAATACAAGTGTTGCCATAAATGAAGAATCATTTACCTACTCG
Encoded proteins:
- a CDS encoding glycosyltransferase gives rise to the protein MNSIKQLPYFDIIIIWGPILLISILIIIQLYYLLLVFTKLLGYRPTDAKVFLPVSIIICAKNELQNLKSFLPYFLKQDYPDYQVIVVNDGSWDGTGEYLQSIEAQFSNLKIVTIKEQEKYKTGKKFALTLGIKGASHEHLIFTDADCEPSGNTWLQNLMRNYQSHSQLIIGYAPYKNEGGFLNSIIRFDTAHNAILYLSRAIAGKAFMGVGRNLGYTKTIFFENKGFASHQHLLSGDDDLFVNQAATHNNTSVAINEESFTYSVPKKTWASWIQQKTRHVSVARHYKARDQRLISIYHVTQALILLMAPILIVLKLQPLVIACCLAGYLLLRWSIITASLYKLKEQNLAWMLPLFDVIFIFISPIIYIRSRFYKNTRW
- a CDS encoding exopolyphosphatase, encoding MQNMDNKLAVIDCGTNTFNLIIACKSGSSFNVLFEEKRAVKLGEGGIAAGFISNEAIARAIAVLVYSKERANEYACTAIHAIGTAALRSAKNSSEVISQIEIATGIHIDLIDGAIEAEWIHKGVLLDQFYRDRHIMIMDIGGGSTEFIISQSNTIEWKQSFALGAALLLDKFKPESKINNEQILELNQYLESLLIPLFENLNKYKPNILVGSAGSFETFASMIEYSKGVTDSSDSAMRYRFDTGELNRLHEQLVNSTLEQRLAMQGLWAPRADMIVLASVLFNYVRNNYFFNEYYMTHYSLREGILSMLFQLK
- the aroQ gene encoding type II 3-dehydroquinate dehydratase, which encodes MSKRILIINGPNLNLVGTRQPEIYGNLSMDTFIKELREKNKPHEIAYYQSNIEGELINKIQLCSTNYHGLVINAGAYTHTSIAIGDALASAGLPCIEVHISNIAARESFRHTSFLTPHCKGLIMGFGLAGYQMAVHFLISQ
- a CDS encoding lytic transglycosylase domain-containing protein, translated to MLKNKILSSLLAINIFIAGCLFFNFTNEDAIKQESDFRKNYHVHALHLPENFSFAGEKFNFKDAEVAERFDREVMVNTYWQSQTLITLKKIHRWFPVIEPILKENSLPDDFKYLAVAESNLSNAVSPSGAAGFWQFMPAAAREYNLTINTEVDERYHLEKATMAACNYLKQSKQTFGSWMLAAASYNMGVDGVQKALTTQKVTNYDDLLLNEETSRYLFRIAAIKYIYENQRQMGYNLQPYDLYDPYTFQMITVDSSITDLAQFAINQGVNYKKLKLLNPWLRNNSLTNVEKKVYQVKILKEAKTFRMYNDSFFKADSLK
- a CDS encoding alpha/beta fold hydrolase is translated as MSTPQIAQGFELPCIIYCHGLLGTKNEFDFLALPLKSEFQFFSFNFDGHGETKYIPEWSITNFATQLANFIDHNNLKDYHIIGYSLGGYVAAYALLQKIIFPAFVITINTKWEWPCEVVEVELKKLGYESIQLKAPKLIQHWNAIHTNANAKEMLARAQKFLIQMQDLQIASISNATNNTIPIYITHGERDKFVTEQESQKISHVIATTSYLTIPGMQHPLESIDKDFFLNFLREKLNPAID